One genomic segment of Stenotrophomonas sp. 704A1 includes these proteins:
- the trxB gene encoding thioredoxin-disulfide reductase gives MSTSLPSRHQRLVILGSGPAGWTAAVYAARANLKPVVITGLQQGGQLMTTTEVDNWPGDAHGLMGPDLMARMQAHAERFETEVIFDHIHTADLSQRPFKLIGDSHEYTCDALIISTGATAKYLGIPTEEAFKGRGVSACATCDGFFYRDQDVVVVGGGNTAVEEALYLSNIARKVYLVHRRDTLKAEKIMQDKLFAKVAAGKIETVWHHQVEEVLGNDAGVTGVRVKSTLDGSTRDIDAHGFFVAIGHHPNTQLFDGQLAMNNGYLEIRSGLGGNATQTSVEGVFAAGDVADQHYRQAITSAGFGCMAALDAERYLDAQGKAG, from the coding sequence ATGAGCACCAGCCTGCCCTCCCGTCACCAGCGCCTCGTCATCCTCGGTTCCGGCCCGGCCGGCTGGACCGCCGCCGTCTACGCCGCCCGCGCCAACCTGAAGCCGGTCGTCATCACCGGCCTGCAGCAGGGTGGCCAGCTGATGACCACCACCGAGGTGGACAACTGGCCGGGTGACGCCCATGGCCTGATGGGTCCGGACCTGATGGCGCGCATGCAGGCCCACGCCGAGCGTTTCGAGACCGAGGTCATCTTCGACCACATCCACACCGCGGACCTGTCGCAGCGCCCGTTCAAGCTGATCGGTGACAGCCATGAGTACACCTGTGACGCCCTGATCATTTCCACCGGCGCCACCGCCAAGTACCTGGGCATCCCGACCGAAGAGGCGTTCAAGGGGCGTGGCGTGTCGGCCTGTGCCACCTGTGACGGCTTCTTCTACCGCGACCAGGACGTGGTCGTGGTCGGCGGCGGCAACACCGCCGTCGAGGAAGCCCTGTACCTGTCCAACATCGCCCGCAAGGTCTACCTGGTCCACCGCCGCGACACCCTGAAGGCGGAAAAGATCATGCAGGACAAGCTGTTCGCCAAGGTCGCCGCCGGCAAGATCGAAACGGTCTGGCACCACCAGGTGGAAGAAGTGCTGGGCAACGACGCCGGCGTGACCGGCGTGCGGGTGAAGTCGACCCTGGACGGCAGCACGCGTGATATCGACGCCCACGGCTTCTTCGTGGCCATCGGCCATCACCCGAACACCCAGCTGTTCGACGGCCAGCTGGCCATGAACAACGGCTACCTGGAAATCCGCTCGGGCCTGGGCGGCAACGCCACCCAGACCTCGGTGGAAGGCGTGTTCGCCGCCGGCGACGTGGCCGACCAGCACTACCGCCAGGCGATCACCTCGGCCGGCTTCGGCTGCATGGCCGCCTTGGACGCCGAGCGCTACCTGGATGCACAGGGCAAGGCCGGCTAA